From Tiliqua scincoides isolate rTilSci1 chromosome 2, rTilSci1.hap2, whole genome shotgun sequence, the proteins below share one genomic window:
- the CCHCR1 gene encoding coiled-coil alpha-helical rod protein 1 isoform X1 has protein sequence MNRRKNSGKQLDPPAAFRTPRPTGPDGLIPPSHFQSRSAPPPSVPWSTTSLPNWEAAELRRENQLLKDELQRWTAKGEKTEEMGNRTRSLDREAEPASLRHTLAMSQQAEIISHQLHEIQRLEAELAALHVTSAQQAAMVASRENSLAHLQGELADLGRRSQAEAAALKAELEEVRRSSKLETEAVREKLEELKRQSCLEVDFLREELESTKERHGREIELAREELQDVLKEREADRKRQEERAEEHLQSVLKEHQAELSRLSVANGAEVASLKHQLCALQQDLEAQHKEVAHLRENRDVLQNQLRAAEVELASQSALLQQLKTYIGEQESKQPSSEREHLISRVQELEEEKDALKITVELLQVRLTSLSDILSLQETELSKKVQLQDPLQSESSQKFQCLLTRWREKVFSLLVQLKSQELSHMELINLLQRKGKEQEDELECREQKVALLLHNLEDKTAEVNMEKVKNKTLQAEVLRLKELAQNLQQKVEAGKNALQGLGGFVNRLHQQLVGQEETWKAALSRLIGLGNRIAFAAKRVDTIQGLVCQKVALAKLQQEEKSTPAILDQEGIHPPYENLQAELEMLHEERDWLSMELKRGAQLIEKKVAEVKESAESELKEMREIIQSLQEVLESKTVMEQALRQQQEAMEKQLETAQGDLQRSEETVQSLRQELGQLREEYEKAMQEKVTEVETKLHRDLSKMEKSLSEAQREHTKAVVALRQTERQAARDKAHCEELAKLQESAMQQETARLEGRLRELERDKNLLMATLRQEGLLSQYRQNRLAAIQAPVESSEKADTKPPSKESLLSVLDDLQVLSAAILGEEEEEKPDKDGGTSVDT, from the exons ATGAACAGAAGGAAAAATTCAGGCAAACAGCTGGACCCACCTGCTGCCTTCAGAACCCCCAGGCCTACTG GTCCAGATGGGTTGATCCCACCTTCACATTTCCAGAGCCGGTCAGCCCCACCACCATCAGTGCCTTGGAGCACAACATCGCTTCCAAACTGGGAAGCAGCTGAACTCAGACGTGAAAACCAGCTTTTAAAGGATGAACTCCAGAGATGGACTGCAAAGGGAGAGAAGACAGAAGAAATGGGAAACAGGACCAG GTCACTGGACAGAGAAGCTGAACCTGCCAGCTTGCGTCACACCCTGGCTATGTCCCAACAAGCTGAGATCATCTCCCACCAGCTCCATGAGATCCAGCGACTGGAGGCTGAACTTGCTGCCCTGCACGTAACCTCAGCTCAGCAAGCGGCAATGGTCGCCAGTCGAGAGAACAGCCTTGCCCATCTTCAGGGAGAGCTGGCAGATCTTGGAAGGCGGAGTCAGGCAGAAGCGGCTGCCTTGAAAGCAGAGCTGGAGGAAGTCAGGAGAAGCAGCAAATTAGAAACAGAGGCAGTAAGAGAAAAGCTAGAGGAGCTTAAGAGGCAAAGTTGTTTGGAAGTAGACTTCTTGAGGGAGGAGCTTGAGTCAACCAAGGAAAGGCATGGCCGTGAAATTGAACTGGCTCGGGAAGAGCTGCAGGATGTGCTcaaagagagagaagctgatcggaagaggcaggaggagagggCTGAGGAGCACCTGCAGTCAGTGCTCAAGGAGCACCAGGCAGAG TTGTCCAGGCTTTctgtagccaatggggctgaAGTTGCCTCTCTGAAGCATCAGCTGTGTGCACTCCAACAGGATCTGGAAGCTCAGCATAAAGAAGTTGCCCATCTAAGAGAGAACAGGGATGTTCTCCAGAACCAACTGCG tgCTGCCGAAGTTGAACTAGCTTCCCAGAGTGCTTTGCTGCAGCAACTGAAGACATACATTGGGGAGCAGGAGTCAAAACAACCCAGTTCTGAGCGGGAACATTTGATCAGTAGAGTGCAG GAACTGGAAGAGGAGAAGGATGCCCTGAAAATAACAGTTGAACTTCTGCAAGTTCGTCTCACTTCACTCAGCGATATACTGAGTCTTCAGGAGACAGAGCTCAGCAAAAAA GTTCAACTCCAGGATCCTCTTCAGTCTGAGTCCTCTCAGAAGTTTCAGTGCCTGCTGACTCGATGGCGGGAGAAAGTCTTTTCCCTCTTGGTGCAGCTGAAATCACAGGAACTTAGCCACATGGAGTTGATCAACCTGCTTCAGAGAAAG GGAAAAGAGCAAGAAGACGAACTGGAGTGTAGGGAACAAAAGGTTGCACTGTTGCTCCATAACCTTGAGGACAAGACTGCTGAAGTTAATATGGAAAAAGTGAAAAACAAG ACTCTGCAGGCAGAGGTGTTGCGCTTGAAGGAGCTGGCTCAGAATCTCCAACAGAAAGTAGAGGCTGGTAAAAATGCCCTTCAGGGACTGGGGGGCTTTGTCAACAG GCTACACCAGCAGCTGGTAGGACAGGAGGAGACATGGAAGGCAGCCTTGTCACGCCTAATAGGCTTGGGAAACAGAATTGCGTTTGCAGCCAAAAGAGTTGATACCATTCAAG GTCTGGTATGCCAAAAAGTGGCACTTGCTAAGCTCCAGCAAGAGGAGAAATCCACCCCTGCTATATTGGACCAGGAGGG GATTCATCCACCTTATGAAAACCTGCAAGCTGAGCTAGAAATGTTGCATGAAGAACGGGACTGGCTCTCGATGGAGCTTAAACGTGGGGCACAGCTCATAGAGAAGAAGGTGGCTGAAGTGAAAGAGTCAG CGGAGTCTGAGCTCAAGGAAATGAGGGAAATAATACAAAGTCTGCAAGAGGTCCTGGAGAGTAAGACTGTGATGGAACAAGCACTGAGGCAACAGCAGGAGGCCATGGAGAAGCAGCTGGAGACAGCTCAGGGTGACTTACAGAGGAGCGAGGAGACTGTACAGAGTTTGAGGCAGGAGCTTGGACAATTAAGAGAGGAATATGAAAAAG CCATGCAAGAGAAGGTGACTGAAGTTGAAACAAAGCTACACAGGGATCTGTCAAAAATGGAAAAAAGCCTCAGTGAGGCACAAAGGGAGCACACCAAGGCAG TGGTTGCCCTACGCCAGACTGAGCGACAGGCAGCAAGAGACAAAGCTCACTGTGAGGAGCTGGCTAAGCTGCAGGAATCCGCCATGCAACAGGAGACAGCACGGCTTGAAGGACGTCTGAGGGAACTTGAGAGGGACAAGAATCTCTTGATG GCTACCTTGAGACAGGAAGGGCTGTTGTCCCAGTATCGGCAGAATCGACTGGCAGCAATCCAGGCTCCAGTAGAGTCAAGTGAGAAAGCAGACACTAAGCCACCATCTAAAG AGTCCCTTCTTTCTGTGCTGGATGACCTACAGGTTCTGAGTGCTGCTatcttgggagaagaggaagaagaaaagccagaCAAAGATGGAGGCACCAGTGTTGATACTTAA
- the TCF19 gene encoding transcription factor 19 — MLSEVLPCFQLLRMGPASPGDSPNRDLYTFRPARPSCIYRLGRRADVCDVILVSQQNPALISRIHVEIHAERDADSTAGDWRVSLVDCSTHGTYINAIRVPHGQQVDLTDGDLLTFGHPDPVPEGCALPPSHGNSEFYFLFQKVQVRPQDFAAITEPKAPWAFSCGFRPVLPSGDHRIRPLSHHSPTSLSCHSKATLILNSIGSLSKLKPQPFTFSLGHGRRTEPPSQPRASRNRRKSAHTLLPELEDEITRLEEEQPPPEKEQRLGSYMHCHKPLRLRLQQRAPEGSKNLTGDTAPKLQVTPSGKRRGRPRKNPLGGTCQVFSQTLSASEPCAAAPCRLPQDEIVEWVQCDGCDAWFHVACVGCSYSAVQDADFRCTTCRP, encoded by the exons ATGCTTTCTGAGGTCTTGCCCTGCTTTCAGTTGCTCCGGATGGGCCCAGCTTCACCTGGGGACTCGCCCAACCGTGATCTCTACACCTTCCGACCTGCCAGGCCCAGCTGTATCTATCGACTGGGACGCAGGGCTGACGTCTGTGATGTCATTCTAGTGTCACAGCAGAACCCAGCCTTGATCTCGCGGATCCACGTGGAGATACATGCTGAGAGAGATGCTGACAGCACAGCCGGGGATTGGCGAGTGAGTCTGGTGGACTGTAGCACTCATG GCACCTACATCAATGCCATCCGCGTACCCCACGGTCAGCAGGTAGACCTGACTGATGGAGATCTTCTGACTTTTGGCCACCCAGACCCAGTCCCTGAGGGCTGTGCCCTGCCACCTTCACATGGCAACTCTGAGTTTTACTTCCTCTTCCAGAAAGTCCAGGTTCGACCCCAGGACTTTGCTGCTATCACAGAGCCAAAGGCTCCCTGGGCTTTCTCTTGTGGCTTCCGGCCAGTGCTGCCTTCTGGCGACCATCGCATCCGCCCTCTTTCCCAccactcacccacctccctctcctgccactcGAAAGCCACTCTTATCCTTAACTCCATTGGCAGTCTCAGCAAACTCAAACCGCAGCCGTTCACCTTCTCGCTGGGGCACGGTCGGCGGACAGAGCCACCCTCCCAACCAAGAGCCTCTCGGAATCGCCGCAAGTCTGCTCACACGTTGTTGCCCGAATTGGAGGATGAGATCACAAGGCTTGAAGAAGAGCAGCCACCACCAGAGAAGGAGCAGCGATTGGGCAGTTACATGCACTGCCACAAACCCCTGCGGCTGCGGCTCCAGCAGAGAGCACCAGAGGGAAGCAAGAACTTGACAGGGGATACAGCACCAAAGCTTCAGGTCACCCCCAGTGG GAAACGTCGTGGTCGGCCACGGAAGAACCCGCTGGGAGGCACATGCCAAGTTTTCTCCCAGACCTTGTCTGCCTCAGAGCCATGCGCAGCAGCTCCATGTCGCCTTCCCCAGGATGAGATAGTGGAGTGGGTCCAGTGTGATGGATGTGACGCCTGGTTCCACGTGGCCTGCGTGGGCTGTAGCTACAGTGCTGTGCAAGATGCAGACTTCCGCTGCACCACTTGTCGTCCGTAA
- the CCHCR1 gene encoding coiled-coil alpha-helical rod protein 1 isoform X2 — protein sequence MNRRKNSGKQLDPPAAFRTPRPTGPDGLIPPSHFQSRSAPPPSVPWSTTSLPNWEAAELRRENQLLKDELQRWTAKGEKTEEMGNRTRSLDREAEPASLRHTLAMSQQAEIISHQLHEIQRLEAELAALHVTSAQQAAMVASRENSLAHLQGELADLGRRSQAEAAALKAELEEVRRSSKLETEAVREKLEELKRQSCLEVDFLREELESTKERHGREIELAREELQDVLKEREADRKRQEERAEEHLQSVLKEHQAELSRLSVANGAEVASLKHQLCALQQDLEAQHKEVAHLRENRDVLQNQLRAAEVELASQSALLQQLKTYIGEQESKQPSSEREHLISRVQELEEEKDALKITVELLQVRLTSLSDILSLQETELSKKVQLQDPLQSESSQKFQCLLTRWREKVFSLLVQLKSQELSHMELINLLQRKGKEQEDELECREQKVALLLHNLEDKTAEVNMEKVKNKTLQAEVLRLKELAQNLQQKVEAGKNALQGLGGFVNRLHQQLVGQEETWKAALSRLIGLGNRIAFAAKRVDTIQGLVCQKVALAKLQQEEKSTPAILDQEGIHPPYENLQAELEMLHEERDWLSMELKRGAQLIEKKVAEVKESAESELKEMREIIQSLQEVLESKTVMEQALRQQQEAMEKQLETAQGDLQRSEETVQSLRQELGQLREEYEKAMQEKVTEVETKLHRDLSKMEKSLSEAQREHTKAVVALRQTERQAARDKAHCEELAKLQESAMQQETARLEGRLRELERDKNLLMATLRQEGLLSQYRQNRLAAIQAPVESSEKADTKPPSKVLR from the exons ATGAACAGAAGGAAAAATTCAGGCAAACAGCTGGACCCACCTGCTGCCTTCAGAACCCCCAGGCCTACTG GTCCAGATGGGTTGATCCCACCTTCACATTTCCAGAGCCGGTCAGCCCCACCACCATCAGTGCCTTGGAGCACAACATCGCTTCCAAACTGGGAAGCAGCTGAACTCAGACGTGAAAACCAGCTTTTAAAGGATGAACTCCAGAGATGGACTGCAAAGGGAGAGAAGACAGAAGAAATGGGAAACAGGACCAG GTCACTGGACAGAGAAGCTGAACCTGCCAGCTTGCGTCACACCCTGGCTATGTCCCAACAAGCTGAGATCATCTCCCACCAGCTCCATGAGATCCAGCGACTGGAGGCTGAACTTGCTGCCCTGCACGTAACCTCAGCTCAGCAAGCGGCAATGGTCGCCAGTCGAGAGAACAGCCTTGCCCATCTTCAGGGAGAGCTGGCAGATCTTGGAAGGCGGAGTCAGGCAGAAGCGGCTGCCTTGAAAGCAGAGCTGGAGGAAGTCAGGAGAAGCAGCAAATTAGAAACAGAGGCAGTAAGAGAAAAGCTAGAGGAGCTTAAGAGGCAAAGTTGTTTGGAAGTAGACTTCTTGAGGGAGGAGCTTGAGTCAACCAAGGAAAGGCATGGCCGTGAAATTGAACTGGCTCGGGAAGAGCTGCAGGATGTGCTcaaagagagagaagctgatcggaagaggcaggaggagagggCTGAGGAGCACCTGCAGTCAGTGCTCAAGGAGCACCAGGCAGAG TTGTCCAGGCTTTctgtagccaatggggctgaAGTTGCCTCTCTGAAGCATCAGCTGTGTGCACTCCAACAGGATCTGGAAGCTCAGCATAAAGAAGTTGCCCATCTAAGAGAGAACAGGGATGTTCTCCAGAACCAACTGCG tgCTGCCGAAGTTGAACTAGCTTCCCAGAGTGCTTTGCTGCAGCAACTGAAGACATACATTGGGGAGCAGGAGTCAAAACAACCCAGTTCTGAGCGGGAACATTTGATCAGTAGAGTGCAG GAACTGGAAGAGGAGAAGGATGCCCTGAAAATAACAGTTGAACTTCTGCAAGTTCGTCTCACTTCACTCAGCGATATACTGAGTCTTCAGGAGACAGAGCTCAGCAAAAAA GTTCAACTCCAGGATCCTCTTCAGTCTGAGTCCTCTCAGAAGTTTCAGTGCCTGCTGACTCGATGGCGGGAGAAAGTCTTTTCCCTCTTGGTGCAGCTGAAATCACAGGAACTTAGCCACATGGAGTTGATCAACCTGCTTCAGAGAAAG GGAAAAGAGCAAGAAGACGAACTGGAGTGTAGGGAACAAAAGGTTGCACTGTTGCTCCATAACCTTGAGGACAAGACTGCTGAAGTTAATATGGAAAAAGTGAAAAACAAG ACTCTGCAGGCAGAGGTGTTGCGCTTGAAGGAGCTGGCTCAGAATCTCCAACAGAAAGTAGAGGCTGGTAAAAATGCCCTTCAGGGACTGGGGGGCTTTGTCAACAG GCTACACCAGCAGCTGGTAGGACAGGAGGAGACATGGAAGGCAGCCTTGTCACGCCTAATAGGCTTGGGAAACAGAATTGCGTTTGCAGCCAAAAGAGTTGATACCATTCAAG GTCTGGTATGCCAAAAAGTGGCACTTGCTAAGCTCCAGCAAGAGGAGAAATCCACCCCTGCTATATTGGACCAGGAGGG GATTCATCCACCTTATGAAAACCTGCAAGCTGAGCTAGAAATGTTGCATGAAGAACGGGACTGGCTCTCGATGGAGCTTAAACGTGGGGCACAGCTCATAGAGAAGAAGGTGGCTGAAGTGAAAGAGTCAG CGGAGTCTGAGCTCAAGGAAATGAGGGAAATAATACAAAGTCTGCAAGAGGTCCTGGAGAGTAAGACTGTGATGGAACAAGCACTGAGGCAACAGCAGGAGGCCATGGAGAAGCAGCTGGAGACAGCTCAGGGTGACTTACAGAGGAGCGAGGAGACTGTACAGAGTTTGAGGCAGGAGCTTGGACAATTAAGAGAGGAATATGAAAAAG CCATGCAAGAGAAGGTGACTGAAGTTGAAACAAAGCTACACAGGGATCTGTCAAAAATGGAAAAAAGCCTCAGTGAGGCACAAAGGGAGCACACCAAGGCAG TGGTTGCCCTACGCCAGACTGAGCGACAGGCAGCAAGAGACAAAGCTCACTGTGAGGAGCTGGCTAAGCTGCAGGAATCCGCCATGCAACAGGAGACAGCACGGCTTGAAGGACGTCTGAGGGAACTTGAGAGGGACAAGAATCTCTTGATG GCTACCTTGAGACAGGAAGGGCTGTTGTCCCAGTATCGGCAGAATCGACTGGCAGCAATCCAGGCTCCAGTAGAGTCAAGTGAGAAAGCAGACACTAAGCCACCATCTAAAG ttctGAGATGA
- the CCHCR1 gene encoding coiled-coil alpha-helical rod protein 1 isoform X3 → MNRRKNSGKQLDPPAAFRTPRPTGPDGLIPPSHFQSRSAPPPSVPWSTTSLPNWEAAELRRENQLLKDELQRWTAKGEKTEEMGNRTRSLDREAEPASLRHTLAMSQQAEIISHQLHEIQRLEAELAALHVTSAQQAAMVASRENSLAHLQGELADLGRRSQAEAAALKAELEEVRRSSKLETEAVREKLEELKRQSCLEVDFLREELESTKERHGREIELAREELQDVLKEREADRKRQEERAEEHLQSVLKEHQAEVQLQDPLQSESSQKFQCLLTRWREKVFSLLVQLKSQELSHMELINLLQRKGKEQEDELECREQKVALLLHNLEDKTAEVNMEKVKNKTLQAEVLRLKELAQNLQQKVEAGKNALQGLGGFVNRLHQQLVGQEETWKAALSRLIGLGNRIAFAAKRVDTIQGLVCQKVALAKLQQEEKSTPAILDQEGIHPPYENLQAELEMLHEERDWLSMELKRGAQLIEKKVAEVKESAESELKEMREIIQSLQEVLESKTVMEQALRQQQEAMEKQLETAQGDLQRSEETVQSLRQELGQLREEYEKAMQEKVTEVETKLHRDLSKMEKSLSEAQREHTKAVVALRQTERQAARDKAHCEELAKLQESAMQQETARLEGRLRELERDKNLLMATLRQEGLLSQYRQNRLAAIQAPVESSEKADTKPPSKESLLSVLDDLQVLSAAILGEEEEEKPDKDGGTSVDT, encoded by the exons ATGAACAGAAGGAAAAATTCAGGCAAACAGCTGGACCCACCTGCTGCCTTCAGAACCCCCAGGCCTACTG GTCCAGATGGGTTGATCCCACCTTCACATTTCCAGAGCCGGTCAGCCCCACCACCATCAGTGCCTTGGAGCACAACATCGCTTCCAAACTGGGAAGCAGCTGAACTCAGACGTGAAAACCAGCTTTTAAAGGATGAACTCCAGAGATGGACTGCAAAGGGAGAGAAGACAGAAGAAATGGGAAACAGGACCAG GTCACTGGACAGAGAAGCTGAACCTGCCAGCTTGCGTCACACCCTGGCTATGTCCCAACAAGCTGAGATCATCTCCCACCAGCTCCATGAGATCCAGCGACTGGAGGCTGAACTTGCTGCCCTGCACGTAACCTCAGCTCAGCAAGCGGCAATGGTCGCCAGTCGAGAGAACAGCCTTGCCCATCTTCAGGGAGAGCTGGCAGATCTTGGAAGGCGGAGTCAGGCAGAAGCGGCTGCCTTGAAAGCAGAGCTGGAGGAAGTCAGGAGAAGCAGCAAATTAGAAACAGAGGCAGTAAGAGAAAAGCTAGAGGAGCTTAAGAGGCAAAGTTGTTTGGAAGTAGACTTCTTGAGGGAGGAGCTTGAGTCAACCAAGGAAAGGCATGGCCGTGAAATTGAACTGGCTCGGGAAGAGCTGCAGGATGTGCTcaaagagagagaagctgatcggaagaggcaggaggagagggCTGAGGAGCACCTGCAGTCAGTGCTCAAGGAGCACCAGGCAGAG GTTCAACTCCAGGATCCTCTTCAGTCTGAGTCCTCTCAGAAGTTTCAGTGCCTGCTGACTCGATGGCGGGAGAAAGTCTTTTCCCTCTTGGTGCAGCTGAAATCACAGGAACTTAGCCACATGGAGTTGATCAACCTGCTTCAGAGAAAG GGAAAAGAGCAAGAAGACGAACTGGAGTGTAGGGAACAAAAGGTTGCACTGTTGCTCCATAACCTTGAGGACAAGACTGCTGAAGTTAATATGGAAAAAGTGAAAAACAAG ACTCTGCAGGCAGAGGTGTTGCGCTTGAAGGAGCTGGCTCAGAATCTCCAACAGAAAGTAGAGGCTGGTAAAAATGCCCTTCAGGGACTGGGGGGCTTTGTCAACAG GCTACACCAGCAGCTGGTAGGACAGGAGGAGACATGGAAGGCAGCCTTGTCACGCCTAATAGGCTTGGGAAACAGAATTGCGTTTGCAGCCAAAAGAGTTGATACCATTCAAG GTCTGGTATGCCAAAAAGTGGCACTTGCTAAGCTCCAGCAAGAGGAGAAATCCACCCCTGCTATATTGGACCAGGAGGG GATTCATCCACCTTATGAAAACCTGCAAGCTGAGCTAGAAATGTTGCATGAAGAACGGGACTGGCTCTCGATGGAGCTTAAACGTGGGGCACAGCTCATAGAGAAGAAGGTGGCTGAAGTGAAAGAGTCAG CGGAGTCTGAGCTCAAGGAAATGAGGGAAATAATACAAAGTCTGCAAGAGGTCCTGGAGAGTAAGACTGTGATGGAACAAGCACTGAGGCAACAGCAGGAGGCCATGGAGAAGCAGCTGGAGACAGCTCAGGGTGACTTACAGAGGAGCGAGGAGACTGTACAGAGTTTGAGGCAGGAGCTTGGACAATTAAGAGAGGAATATGAAAAAG CCATGCAAGAGAAGGTGACTGAAGTTGAAACAAAGCTACACAGGGATCTGTCAAAAATGGAAAAAAGCCTCAGTGAGGCACAAAGGGAGCACACCAAGGCAG TGGTTGCCCTACGCCAGACTGAGCGACAGGCAGCAAGAGACAAAGCTCACTGTGAGGAGCTGGCTAAGCTGCAGGAATCCGCCATGCAACAGGAGACAGCACGGCTTGAAGGACGTCTGAGGGAACTTGAGAGGGACAAGAATCTCTTGATG GCTACCTTGAGACAGGAAGGGCTGTTGTCCCAGTATCGGCAGAATCGACTGGCAGCAATCCAGGCTCCAGTAGAGTCAAGTGAGAAAGCAGACACTAAGCCACCATCTAAAG AGTCCCTTCTTTCTGTGCTGGATGACCTACAGGTTCTGAGTGCTGCTatcttgggagaagaggaagaagaaaagccagaCAAAGATGGAGGCACCAGTGTTGATACTTAA